The following are encoded together in the uncultured Sphaerochaeta sp. genome:
- a CDS encoding RidA family protein, translating into MNSKIETEKAPKAIGPYSQGWICNGFIFTSGQLPLDPVTGEIPQGIAAQTHQCCKNVKEVLVSAGCEMEQVMKTTCFIASMDDFAAFNEVYAEYFTGNPSRSCVAVKTLPKNALCEIEAIAVAQ; encoded by the coding sequence ATGAATAGCAAAATTGAAACTGAAAAGGCTCCCAAGGCTATCGGGCCCTACTCGCAAGGGTGGATTTGCAATGGTTTTATTTTTACAAGTGGGCAGCTGCCCCTGGATCCTGTTACTGGAGAAATTCCTCAGGGGATTGCAGCACAAACTCATCAATGCTGTAAGAATGTAAAAGAAGTATTGGTTTCAGCAGGATGTGAGATGGAGCAAGTCATGAAAACAACTTGTTTTATTGCTTCTATGGATGATTTTGCTGCTTTTAATGAGGTGTATGCTGAATATTTTACTGGGAACCCATCAAGAAGTTGTGTAGCTGTCAAAACATTGCCGAAGAATGCACTGTGTGAAATTGAAGCAATTGCGGTTGCTCAATAA
- a CDS encoding pyridoxal phosphate-dependent aminotransferase, whose translation MFTNNEVNLKVLKERAFNMRWAEVDDGVIPLTAADSDFPVAPEIARALTDYVGKGYFSYVPNRGLQEFKKSISYALGRKGEHVLPNHILPIDSAARGMDIIASSVLKPGDEAIVFDPVDFLFKTTMERAGAKIVLFPMQIKENGDIDFSSLENYITPKTKMLGLCNPHNPLGKTYPASDLNHILDLSEKYGFYIMNDEIWSDIVYSDGAFTSIVSLGAERNRRTISVYGFSKGFGIAGLRAGCIYCQDDELFEKIVYASAVDKTIGGISSLSQIAGIACLNECSYWVKEFVAHLQKNRDYAVKRLNAMPGVVCNNPKATFVLFPDITGIGKTSEEIVRYLHEKKGVSIVPGGARFFGPGSTGHVRICLATSKEILTEALNRIEEGLAELIHQ comes from the coding sequence TTGTTTACCAATAATGAAGTCAATTTGAAAGTGCTCAAAGAGAGGGCTTTCAATATGAGATGGGCTGAGGTTGATGATGGGGTAATCCCATTGACTGCAGCTGATTCGGACTTTCCTGTGGCACCTGAAATAGCAAGAGCTTTAACGGATTATGTAGGAAAGGGGTATTTTTCATATGTTCCAAACAGAGGCCTGCAGGAATTCAAGAAAAGTATTTCATATGCATTGGGGAGAAAGGGAGAACATGTCCTTCCTAACCATATTCTTCCAATTGATAGTGCTGCACGTGGGATGGATATAATTGCAAGCAGTGTATTGAAACCAGGTGATGAAGCAATTGTCTTTGACCCAGTGGACTTCTTGTTCAAGACTACAATGGAAAGAGCTGGAGCCAAAATTGTTCTTTTCCCCATGCAGATAAAGGAGAATGGCGATATTGACTTCTCGTCACTTGAAAACTACATAACCCCTAAGACAAAAATGTTGGGTCTTTGCAACCCTCACAACCCATTGGGGAAAACCTATCCAGCCTCTGATCTCAATCATATTCTCGATTTGTCAGAGAAATATGGGTTTTACATCATGAACGATGAAATCTGGTCAGATATTGTATATTCAGATGGAGCATTCACAAGTATTGTATCTTTGGGTGCTGAAAGAAACCGTAGGACCATTTCTGTGTATGGGTTTTCCAAAGGGTTTGGAATTGCTGGATTGAGGGCAGGATGTATCTACTGCCAGGACGATGAGCTTTTTGAAAAAATTGTGTATGCCTCAGCTGTTGATAAGACTATAGGAGGTATCTCTTCGCTTTCACAAATTGCTGGAATAGCTTGTTTGAATGAATGCTCATATTGGGTAAAGGAATTTGTTGCCCATCTTCAAAAGAATCGGGATTATGCTGTTAAACGGCTTAATGCAATGCCTGGAGTAGTCTGCAACAATCCTAAGGCAACATTTGTTTTATTTCCCGACATCACGGGGATTGGGAAAACCTCAGAGGAAATTGTGAGGTATCTGCATGAAAAAAAAGGAGTATCGATAGTACCCGGGGGAGCTAGGTTTTTTGGTCCAGGATCGACGGGACATGTTAGGATCTGTTTGGCTACAAGTAAAGAAATCTTGACTGAAGCTTTAAATAGAATTGAAGAAGGTCTTGCCGAATTGATTCATCAGTAG